In Nocardioides nitrophenolicus, the genomic window ACCACCTCGAGGAGCTGCCGACCACGACCAGCCACGCCCTGCTGCTCGCCCACGGGCGGGTCGTCGTCGCCGGCCCGGTCGCCGAGGCGGTCACCACCGAGACCATCACCCGCACCTTCGAGCACCCGATCGAGGTCGACCGCGACGGCGGTCGGTGGCGGGCCCGGGCGCTGCCCCCGGCGCGCCTCCACAGCGCCTGAGCCGGTTCGACGTAGAAAGGACGCAGCCCCGCGGGAGGTATGAGCCCCGTGGGGCTCGTTCGTCCCTACGACGCGTACGACGCGATCTCGGCCCGGATCCGGTCCTTGACCTCGTCGGGGGCGAAGGACGCGTCGACGGCCGCGCGGGCCAGGGCGGCGAGGCCGGACTCGTCGAGGCCGAGCAGGTCCGCGGCGATCTCGTACTCCCGGTTGAGGGTGGTGCCGAACATCGGCGGGTCGTCGGAGTTGATCGTCACGACGACCCCGGCCTCCACGAACCGGGGCAGCGGGTGCTCGTCGAGCGAGCCGACCGCGCGGGTGGCGACATTGGACGACGGGCAGACCTCGAGCGGGATCCGGTGCTCGGCGAGGTGGGCGAGGAGCGCGGGATCGGAGGCGGCGGAGGTGCCGTGCCCGATCCGCTCCGCCCCCAGGTCACGCAGCGAGGTCCAGATGGTCTCCGGGCCGGTGGTCTCGCCGGCGTGCGGGACGGAGTGCAGGCCGGCCGCGCGGGCGGCGGCGAAGTGCGGGACGAACCAGTCCCGCGGTACGCCGATCTCCGGGCCGCCGAGACCGAAGGCCACCAGGCCCTCGGGCCGGTGGTCGAGGGCGAAGCCCAGGGTCGCGTCGGCCGCGGGGATGCCGGACTCCCCCGGCACGTCGTAGATCCAGCGCAGCACCAGCCCGAAGTCCCGCTCCGCCGCGACCCGGGCGTCCTCGATCGCCTCGGTGTACGCCTCGATCGGCATGCCGCGATCGGGGTCGTGCGGCAGCACGGAGGTGTACGGCGTACAGGTCAGCTCGGCGTACCGGACCGACTGGCCCTCGTGCAGCTCACGCGCGATCTCGTAGGTGAGGTAGCGCACGTCCTCGGGCGTGCGCACCAGGTCGACGACGGCGAGATAGACCTCGATGAAGTGGGCGAAGTCGCGGAAGGCGAAGAAGTCGCGCAGCAGGTCCGGGTCGGAGGGGACCGTGCCCGGGTGGCGCTCGGCCAGCTCGGACACGATCCGCGGCGAGGCGGAGCCGACGTGGTGGACGTGGAGCTCGGCCTTGGGCAGACCGGCGACGAAGTTGCTCAGCACGCGCCGATCCTGCCAGCCGGCCCCGCCCTCGGTCACTCCAGTTCGGAGATCAGGTTGCTCGCCATCTCGTCGATGGTCCGCCCGCTCTGGAAGACCTCGCCGTCGAGCAGGATGGTCGGCGTCCCCGTGACGCCGCTGTCGGCGGCCTCCTTGGTCGCCTTGTCGACCCATGCCTTCTGCGCGACGTTCTCGATGTCGGCCCGCACGTCGCCCTCGGTGGCGCCCGCCTCGACGGCGAACTTCACCAGGTCGTCGTTGGTCACCGCGCCCGGGTCCTTCTCGGAGGGCTGGTTCTCGTAGAGCAGGTCGTGGAACTTCTTCGCGACCTCGGGGCCGGACTTCTCCAGCACCACCGCGAAGGCGCTGGTGGCGCGGATCGGGTAGTCGCCGATGCGGCTGAGCAGGTCGAAGGGCCGGTACTCGACCTGCACCTTGCCGTCGGCCGCGAGCTGCTCGAGGTCCTTGCGGGTCGCGCGCTCCAGCTCGCCGCAGTAGGGGCACAGGAAGTCCTCGTAGATGACCACGGAGTGCGGCGCGTCCGCGCTGCCGATGGTCACGCCGTAGTCGCTGGAGCCGGCGTCGGCCGCCTTGACCTCGTCCTTGTTGAGCAGGCTGATCACGATCGATCCGCCGACGATGAGCACCATCACGGCGAGCACGCCGGCGATGGTGAGGACCCGGCGCCGGCTCTCGCGCTTCTTCTGCGCGGCCCGCATCTCGGCGGCCTTCTGCGCTCTCGCATTGGCCTTCGAGTTCGACGACATCAGCTCACGGCTCCTTCGGTGGTGGCCCGCTCCTCGGGCCGTTGGGCGAACAGGTGGGAATCCAGGGACAGCCGGGTCCGGCGAAGGGACGCGACCAGGAGGGAGGCCAGCAGCAGGGCCGCGTCGCGAGCGATCTCCCAGGGGTACGCCGAGGCGGCGCCCGCCTTGGTCCCGCCGCCGCCGAAGCAGC contains:
- a CDS encoding adenosine deaminase yields the protein MLSNFVAGLPKAELHVHHVGSASPRIVSELAERHPGTVPSDPDLLRDFFAFRDFAHFIEVYLAVVDLVRTPEDVRYLTYEIARELHEGQSVRYAELTCTPYTSVLPHDPDRGMPIEAYTEAIEDARVAAERDFGLVLRWIYDVPGESGIPAADATLGFALDHRPEGLVAFGLGGPEIGVPRDWFVPHFAAARAAGLHSVPHAGETTGPETIWTSLRDLGAERIGHGTSAASDPALLAHLAEHRIPLEVCPSSNVATRAVGSLDEHPLPRFVEAGVVVTINSDDPPMFGTTLNREYEIAADLLGLDESGLAALARAAVDASFAPDEVKDRIRAEIASYAS
- a CDS encoding DsbA family protein, with amino-acid sequence MSSNSKANARAQKAAEMRAAQKKRESRRRVLTIAGVLAVMVLIVGGSIVISLLNKDEVKAADAGSSDYGVTIGSADAPHSVVIYEDFLCPYCGELERATRKDLEQLAADGKVQVEYRPFDLLSRIGDYPIRATSAFAVVLEKSGPEVAKKFHDLLYENQPSEKDPGAVTNDDLVKFAVEAGATEGDVRADIENVAQKAWVDKATKEAADSGVTGTPTILLDGEVFQSGRTIDEMASNLISELE